In the Mytilus galloprovincialis chromosome 10, xbMytGall1.hap1.1, whole genome shotgun sequence genome, one interval contains:
- the LOC143047623 gene encoding ectonucleotide pyrophosphatase/phosphodiesterase family member 5-like isoform X2 yields the protein MFFIHRIVPFPKISTLLICLSFFILILATAVDKKVPRLLLVSFDGFRWDYLLRNKTKHSTPNFHRLMSEGVHARNGIKNAFITKTFPNHYTIVTGLYEESHGIVGNVMFDPELNETFNIYNENQEKSSKWFDNGGEPIWVTNQLQNECCHGYCRRTGVMFWPGDQAPVKGVLPFKYLPYDRTVEYKTRVDTIVRWFTDKYSVNLGLLYFEEPDHTGHQVGPDNPEINQKVIELDKTVGYLLNELDKKGILDDTDIIITSDHGMASTPQSKMINLDDYISPLDYRIFSSDPIGSVLPNPGKEDELYKKLSNIPHLTVYKKADIPDDMHFKHNRRIQPLLLVTDEEYSLSHNKSKIGDIVLLVFIATVAGIFSIAACRQQRIHRHRRLRLSSLSPMTMQLKYSSSSVNGGKQPLLGGTDTEEEF from the exons ATGTTCTTCATCCACAGAATAGTTCCTTtccctaaaatatcaactttactaatctgtttgtccttttttattcTGATTCTAGCAACAGCAGTTGATAAAAAAGTTCCACGCTTGCTATTAGTTTCATTTGATGGCTTTAGATGGGATTACCTATTGAGAAATAAAACAAAGCATTCCACACCAAATTTTCATAGATTAATGAGTGAAGGTGTACATGCAAGAAATGGTATTAAAAATGCATTCATAACCAAAACTTTTCCAAATCATTACACCATTGTGACCGGTTTATATGAAGAAAGTCATGGCATTGTCGGCAATGTTATGTTTGATCCGGAGCTAAATGAAACTTTtaacatttataatgaaaatcaagaaaaaagttcaaaatggtTCGACAATGGAGGGGAACCAATATGGGTAACAAATCAACTTCAAAATGAGTGTTGCCATGGTTACTGTAGACGAACAGGAGTAATGTTCTGGCCTGGTGATCAAGCACCAGTCAAAGGTGTTTTACCATTCAAATATTTACCGTATGACCGTACTGTAGAATACAAAACAAGAGTTGACACAATTGTCCGGTGGTTcactgataaatattctgtaaatTTAGGATTATTATATTTTGAAGAACCAGATCATACTGGTCACCAAGTAGGACCAGATAATCCAGAAATAAATCAGAAGGTCATAGAGTTAGATAAAACTGTTGGatatcttttaaatgaattagaCAAAAAAGGAATTTTAGATGACACTGATATTATCATTACAAGTGACCATGGAATGGCATCAACTCCACAATCAAAAATGATAAACTTAGAtgattatatttcaccattagACTATAGAATATTTTCAAGCGATCCTATTGGCAGTGTGCTTCCTAATCCAG GTAAAGAAGACGAATtatacaaaaaattatcaaacattCCACATTTAACAGTATACAAAAAAGCTGACATTCCAGATGACATGCATTTTAAACATAACAGAAGAATACAGCCTCTTTTGTTAGTGACAGATGAAGAGTATTCACTTAgccacaataaatcaaagattggag ATATTGTATTACTGGTATTTATAGCAACAGTAGCAGGAATATTTAGTATAGCTGCATGTCGACAACAAAGAATTCATCGACATAGAAGATTGAGATTATCTTCCTTGTCACCAATGACAATGCAGCTGAAATACAGCTCCTCTTCAGTAAATGGAGGGAAACAACCCTTACTAGGAGGAACAGATACTGAAGAAGAATTTTAA
- the LOC143047623 gene encoding ectonucleotide pyrophosphatase/phosphodiesterase family member 5-like isoform X1, protein MFFIHRIVPFPKISTLLICLSFFILILATAVDKKVPRLLLVSFDGFRWDYLLRNKTKHSTPNFHRLMSEGVHARNGIKNAFITKTFPNHYTIVTGLYEESHGIVGNVMFDPELNETFNIYNENQEKSSKWFDNGGEPIWVTNQLQNECCHGYCRRTGVMFWPGDQAPVKGVLPFKYLPYDRTVEYKTRVDTIVRWFTDKYSVNLGLLYFEEPDHTGHQVGPDNPEINQKVIELDKTVGYLLNELDKKGILDDTDIIITSDHGMASTPQSKMINLDDYISPLDYRIFSSDPIGSVLPNPGKEDELYKKLSNIPHLTVYKKADIPDDMHFKHNRRIQPLLLVTDEEYSLSHNKSKIGEGNHGYNNSFKDMHPFFIARGPSFKKDFSIDTFNNVDIYPLMCEILGIKPAPNNGSLENVESLLVVKSAVHKSKSFLSYDSTFLIYIVLLVFIATVAGIFSIAACRQQRIHRHRRLRLSSLSPMTMQLKYSSSSVNGGKQPLLGGTDTEEEF, encoded by the exons ATGTTCTTCATCCACAGAATAGTTCCTTtccctaaaatatcaactttactaatctgtttgtccttttttattcTGATTCTAGCAACAGCAGTTGATAAAAAAGTTCCACGCTTGCTATTAGTTTCATTTGATGGCTTTAGATGGGATTACCTATTGAGAAATAAAACAAAGCATTCCACACCAAATTTTCATAGATTAATGAGTGAAGGTGTACATGCAAGAAATGGTATTAAAAATGCATTCATAACCAAAACTTTTCCAAATCATTACACCATTGTGACCGGTTTATATGAAGAAAGTCATGGCATTGTCGGCAATGTTATGTTTGATCCGGAGCTAAATGAAACTTTtaacatttataatgaaaatcaagaaaaaagttcaaaatggtTCGACAATGGAGGGGAACCAATATGGGTAACAAATCAACTTCAAAATGAGTGTTGCCATGGTTACTGTAGACGAACAGGAGTAATGTTCTGGCCTGGTGATCAAGCACCAGTCAAAGGTGTTTTACCATTCAAATATTTACCGTATGACCGTACTGTAGAATACAAAACAAGAGTTGACACAATTGTCCGGTGGTTcactgataaatattctgtaaatTTAGGATTATTATATTTTGAAGAACCAGATCATACTGGTCACCAAGTAGGACCAGATAATCCAGAAATAAATCAGAAGGTCATAGAGTTAGATAAAACTGTTGGatatcttttaaatgaattagaCAAAAAAGGAATTTTAGATGACACTGATATTATCATTACAAGTGACCATGGAATGGCATCAACTCCACAATCAAAAATGATAAACTTAGAtgattatatttcaccattagACTATAGAATATTTTCAAGCGATCCTATTGGCAGTGTGCTTCCTAATCCAG GTAAAGAAGACGAATtatacaaaaaattatcaaacattCCACATTTAACAGTATACAAAAAAGCTGACATTCCAGATGACATGCATTTTAAACATAACAGAAGAATACAGCCTCTTTTGTTAGTGACAGATGAAGAGTATTCACTTAgccacaataaatcaaagattggag aAGGAAATCATGGATACAATAACAGTTTTAAAGACATGCATCCATTTTTCATTGCAAGAGGACCCTCATTTAAAAAAGACTTCTCCATAGACACATTTAATAATGTAGACATCTATCCATTAATGTGTGAAATCCTTGGAATTAAACCAGCCCCAAATAACGGGTCCTTGGAAAATGTGGAGAGTTTACTGGTGGTTAAATCTGCTGTTCATAAATCCAAAAGCTTTTTAAGCTATGATTCAACATTCCTTATTT ATATTGTATTACTGGTATTTATAGCAACAGTAGCAGGAATATTTAGTATAGCTGCATGTCGACAACAAAGAATTCATCGACATAGAAGATTGAGATTATCTTCCTTGTCACCAATGACAATGCAGCTGAAATACAGCTCCTCTTCAGTAAATGGAGGGAAACAACCCTTACTAGGAGGAACAGATACTGAAGAAGAATTTTAA